Proteins encoded by one window of Panicum virgatum strain AP13 chromosome 7N, P.virgatum_v5, whole genome shotgun sequence:
- the LOC120683472 gene encoding uncharacterized protein LOC120683472, with protein sequence MDGGSSLNIMYAPTLELMGIGLDKLRPSKSPFHGVAPGKRVQPLGQIDLPVCFGTAANFRKEVLTFEVVGFRGSYHAILGHPCYAKFMAVPNYTYLKLKMPGPKGIITIGSSFEHAYECDVECVERAEAQAEDEALAATLDKMASEALDSTHRHAGSFEPAEGIKKVPLDPSHSDDKALQISATLDNK encoded by the coding sequence atggacggaggcagcagcctcaacatcatgtacgcccccaccttggagctcatgggaatcggactggacaagcttcgccccagcaagtcgccattccatggcgttgcgccggggaagcgagttcaacccctcggccagatcgatctgcccgtctgcttcggcacggcagctaacttccgcaaggaggtactcactttcgaggtggtgggatttcgagggtcctatcatgccatccttggtcatccctgctacgccaagtttatggccgtccccaactacacctacctcaagctcaaaatgccgggtccaaagggcatcatcaccatcggctcttcgttcgagcacgcctacgagtgtgacgtcgagtgcgttgagcgcgcggaagctcaagcggaggacgaggccctcgcagccaccctcgacaaaatggcgagcgaggccttggactccacgcaccgacacgccgggagcttcgaacccgccgagggtatcaagaaagtacccctcgacccaagccactccgacgacaaggcgttgcagatcagcgccaccctcgacaacaaatag
- the LOC120683221 gene encoding uncharacterized protein LOC120683221 isoform X1, whose product MPPKSRRGGAAAARKAPATRGRVGRAQAAAEEAPLVEEVKEATAEEVREAPAEEMKVSEEAPKMVEEPKRQPSAPPLSQQPAVEEKGSDATANGANHAEDEGAVKETYEEEDKGERLEFEDEPEYEEEAAVDYDEKDLEHYEEQYEDGDEEVEYTEDVVEVETDMADEELDEGGYDGEGEGYENADEEHHVDVDDEEHSEMVKEHRKRKEFEVFVGGLDKDATENDLRKVFGEVGDITEVRLMMNPVTKKNKGFAFLQYATVEQARRAVSELKNPLVRGKQCGVAPSHDNDTLFVGNICKTWTKEHLKDKLKSYGVENFDDLLLVEDSNNPGMNRGYALLEFSTRPEAMDAFRILQKRDVVFGVDRSAKVSFADSYPQVDDEIMAQVRTVFIDGLSPSWDEDRVKKYLKKYGAIEKVELARNMPAAKRKDFGFVTFDTHDNAVACAEGINNSEIGDGDHKAKVRARLSRPLQRPPRMKHGLRGNFRVGHGAPRGGRLPYARPPPPRRPPPRLVRPAVSRLPPIRSHPLKRPVDIRDRRPVMSMPDRARRLPPPERSYDRRPPGLQALCAFGSFLLQCNALYLFLFSHFHLWTAPVYPKRSPRREYVRRDELPPPRSRAALDYSPRVPVDRRPSFRDDYSPRGSGYSDLGPRSAPRLSDRRAYPDDSYGGKFDRPLPAYRESRGRDFDTISGSKRPYADMDDVPRYQDITVRQSKPRLDYDVGGSSARYGDTYSERPGRSHVGYSGSRSISGHDSAYGSSRHGVSYGGSASGGDASGMYSSGYSGGYASRGSDVGGSSYSSLYSGRNLGSSSGGYYGGSSSSSYY is encoded by the exons ATGCCGCCGAAGTCTAGgagaggcggcgccgccgcggcgaggaaGGCGCCGGCAACGAGGGGGCGGGTGGGGAGGGCACAGGCTGCTGCGGAGGAGGCGCCGCTCGtggaggaggtgaaggaggCGACCGCCGAGGAGGTGAGGGAGGCGCCCGCCGAGGAGATGAAGGTCTCCGAGGAAGCCCCGAAGATGGTCGAGGAGCCCAAGCGCCagccctcggcgccgccgctgtcgcaacagccggcggtggaggagaaagGCTCCGATGCCACAGCTAACGGTGCCAACCACGCGGAAG ATGAGGGAGCTGTGAAAGAAACATATGAAGAAGAGGACAAAGGTGAGCGACTAGAGTTTGAGGACGAACCAGAATACGAAGAGGAGGCTGCTGTGGACTACGATGAGAAAGATTTGGAGCACTATGAAGAGCAATATGAGGATGGTGATGAAGAGGTGGAGTATACTGAAGACGTGGTCGAAGTGGAGACTGATATGGCTGATGAGGAACTTGATGAAGGTGGCTATGATGGCGAGGGGGAAGGATATGAAAATGCTGATGAAGAACATCATGTGGATGTGGATGACGAAGAGCATAGTGAAATGGTCAAAGAGCACCGCAAGCGGAAAGAGTTTGAAGTTTTTGTTGGTGGGCTAGATAAAGATGCAACAGAAAATGACCTTAGGAAGGTTTTTGGTGAAGTTGGTGATATAACTGAAGTTCGTCTGATGATGAATCCTGtcacaaagaagaacaaaggcTTTGCCTTCCTGCAATATGCAACTGTGGAGCAAGCAAGGCGTGCTGTTTCAGAGCTAAAGAATCCGCTG GTGCGGGGTAAACAGTGTGGTGTTGCTCCAAGTCATGATAATGATACACTCTTCGTTGGCAATATCTGCAAAACATGGACAAAAGAACAT TTGAAGGACAAACTGAAGAGTTATGGAGTTGAGAATTTTGATGATTTACTACTGGTAGAGGATAGCAACAATCCAGGAATGAATCGTGGCTATGCTTTGCTCGAGTTTTCTACCCGACCTGAAGCAATGGATGCTTTCAGGATATTGCAGAAAAGGGATGTAGTTTTTGGAGTTGATCGTAGTGCAAAGGTTTCCTTTGCTGATTCCTACCCCCAAGTTGATGATGAAATAATGGCACAG GTCAGAACTGTATTTATTGATGGCCTTTCTCCCTCATGGGATGAAGACCGAGTTAAGAAATACCTCAAAAAGTATGGAGCTATTGAGAAAGTGGAACTTGCTCGAAATATGCCGGCTGCCAAGAGAAAGGATTTTGGGTTTGTTACCTTTGATACTCATGATAATGCTGTTGCATGTGCCGAAGGGATAAACAATTCTGAGATTGGTGATGGCGATCACAAG GCAAAAGTAAGAGCTAGATTGTCACGACCCCTACAGCGGCCTCCTAGAATGAAGCATGGGTTAAGAGGAAATTTTAGAGTTGGGCATGGTGCGCCCCGAGGTGGCCGTTTACCGTATGCTCGCCCTCCTCCACCTCGCAGGCCTCCACCACGTCTTGTTCGGCCTGCTGTCAGCCGCTTACCGCCCATCAGGAGCCATCCATTGAAGAGGCCTGTTGATATTAGAGATAGGCGGCCTGTTATGTCAATGCCAGATAGAGCAAGGCGTTTGCCCCCTCCAGAGAGATCTTATGACCGGAGGCCTCCAGGTTTGCAGGCTTTATGTGCATTTGGTTCATTTCTGTTACAGTGTAATGCATTATACCTGTTTCTATTTTCCCACTTTCATTTGTGGACAGCTCCAGTTTACCCAAAGAGAAGTCCAAGGAGAGAATATGTCAGGCGTGACGAGCTTCCTCCTCCAAGGAGCAGAGCTGCACTTGACTACAGTCCAAGAGTTCCAGTTGATAGACGTCCCTCTTTCAGGGATGATTATTCACCCCGGGGATCAGGTTATTCAGACCTAGGTCCACGTAGCGCTCCTCGTCTTTCTGATAGGCGAGCATATCCTGATGATAGTTATGGTGGGAAGTTTGACCGACCTTTACCGGCCTATAGGGAGAGTCGGGGCCGTGATTTTGACACCATTTCTGGATCAAAGCGTCCATATGCCGATATG GATGATGTGCCTCGGTATCAAGACATCACTGTTCGTCAGTCCAAGCCACGGTTGGACTATGATGTTGGTGGTAGCAGTGCTCGATATGGAGATACATATAGTGAGAG GCCTGGACGATCACATGTGGGATATAGCGGCAGTCGATCTATCTCTGGTCATGATTCAGCATATGGTAGCAGCCGCCATGGCGTGAGTTATGGAG GTTCTGCTAGCGGTGGTGATGCTAGTGGAATGTACTCATCAGGTTACAGTGGTGGCTATGCGTCTCGTGGATCTGAT GTTGGTGGGAGTTCATATTCATCACTTTACTCGGGCCGTAATTTAGGTAGCAGCAGTGGTGGCTACTATGGGGGTAGCAGTTCCAGTTCATATTACTAA
- the LOC120683221 gene encoding nucleolin-like isoform X2, with translation MPPKSRRGGAAAARKAPATRGRVGRAQAAAEEAPLVEEVKEATAEEVREAPAEEMKVSEEAPKMVEEPKRQPSAPPLSQQPAVEEKGSDATANGANHAEDEGAVKETYEEEDKGERLEFEDEPEYEEEAAVDYDEKDLEHYEEQYEDGDEEVEYTEDVVEVETDMADEELDEGGYDGEGEGYENADEEHHVDVDDEEHSEMVKEHRKRKEFEVFVGGLDKDATENDLRKVFGEVGDITEVRLMMNPVTKKNKGFAFLQYATVEQARRAVSELKNPLVRGKQCGVAPSHDNDTLFVGNICKTWTKEHLKDKLKSYGVENFDDLLLVEDSNNPGMNRGYALLEFSTRPEAMDAFRILQKRDVVFGVDRSAKVSFADSYPQVDDEIMAQVRTVFIDGLSPSWDEDRVKKYLKKYGAIEKVELARNMPAAKRKDFGFVTFDTHDNAVACAEGINNSEIGDGDHKAKVRARLSRPLQRPPRMKHGLRGNFRVGHGAPRGGRLPYARPPPPRRPPPRLVRPAVSRLPPIRSHPLKRPVDIRDRRPVMSMPDRARRLPPPERSYDRRPPAPVYPKRSPRREYVRRDELPPPRSRAALDYSPRVPVDRRPSFRDDYSPRGSGYSDLGPRSAPRLSDRRAYPDDSYGGKFDRPLPAYRESRGRDFDTISGSKRPYADMDDVPRYQDITVRQSKPRLDYDVGGSSARYGDTYSERPGRSHVGYSGSRSISGHDSAYGSSRHGVSYGAGSASGGDASGMYSSGYSGGYASRGSDVGGSSYSSLYSGRNLGSSSGGYYGGSSSSSYY, from the exons ATGCCGCCGAAGTCTAGgagaggcggcgccgccgcggcgaggaaGGCGCCGGCAACGAGGGGGCGGGTGGGGAGGGCACAGGCTGCTGCGGAGGAGGCGCCGCTCGtggaggaggtgaaggaggCGACCGCCGAGGAGGTGAGGGAGGCGCCCGCCGAGGAGATGAAGGTCTCCGAGGAAGCCCCGAAGATGGTCGAGGAGCCCAAGCGCCagccctcggcgccgccgctgtcgcaacagccggcggtggaggagaaagGCTCCGATGCCACAGCTAACGGTGCCAACCACGCGGAAG ATGAGGGAGCTGTGAAAGAAACATATGAAGAAGAGGACAAAGGTGAGCGACTAGAGTTTGAGGACGAACCAGAATACGAAGAGGAGGCTGCTGTGGACTACGATGAGAAAGATTTGGAGCACTATGAAGAGCAATATGAGGATGGTGATGAAGAGGTGGAGTATACTGAAGACGTGGTCGAAGTGGAGACTGATATGGCTGATGAGGAACTTGATGAAGGTGGCTATGATGGCGAGGGGGAAGGATATGAAAATGCTGATGAAGAACATCATGTGGATGTGGATGACGAAGAGCATAGTGAAATGGTCAAAGAGCACCGCAAGCGGAAAGAGTTTGAAGTTTTTGTTGGTGGGCTAGATAAAGATGCAACAGAAAATGACCTTAGGAAGGTTTTTGGTGAAGTTGGTGATATAACTGAAGTTCGTCTGATGATGAATCCTGtcacaaagaagaacaaaggcTTTGCCTTCCTGCAATATGCAACTGTGGAGCAAGCAAGGCGTGCTGTTTCAGAGCTAAAGAATCCGCTG GTGCGGGGTAAACAGTGTGGTGTTGCTCCAAGTCATGATAATGATACACTCTTCGTTGGCAATATCTGCAAAACATGGACAAAAGAACAT TTGAAGGACAAACTGAAGAGTTATGGAGTTGAGAATTTTGATGATTTACTACTGGTAGAGGATAGCAACAATCCAGGAATGAATCGTGGCTATGCTTTGCTCGAGTTTTCTACCCGACCTGAAGCAATGGATGCTTTCAGGATATTGCAGAAAAGGGATGTAGTTTTTGGAGTTGATCGTAGTGCAAAGGTTTCCTTTGCTGATTCCTACCCCCAAGTTGATGATGAAATAATGGCACAG GTCAGAACTGTATTTATTGATGGCCTTTCTCCCTCATGGGATGAAGACCGAGTTAAGAAATACCTCAAAAAGTATGGAGCTATTGAGAAAGTGGAACTTGCTCGAAATATGCCGGCTGCCAAGAGAAAGGATTTTGGGTTTGTTACCTTTGATACTCATGATAATGCTGTTGCATGTGCCGAAGGGATAAACAATTCTGAGATTGGTGATGGCGATCACAAG GCAAAAGTAAGAGCTAGATTGTCACGACCCCTACAGCGGCCTCCTAGAATGAAGCATGGGTTAAGAGGAAATTTTAGAGTTGGGCATGGTGCGCCCCGAGGTGGCCGTTTACCGTATGCTCGCCCTCCTCCACCTCGCAGGCCTCCACCACGTCTTGTTCGGCCTGCTGTCAGCCGCTTACCGCCCATCAGGAGCCATCCATTGAAGAGGCCTGTTGATATTAGAGATAGGCGGCCTGTTATGTCAATGCCAGATAGAGCAAGGCGTTTGCCCCCTCCAGAGAGATCTTATGACCGGAGGCCTCCAG CTCCAGTTTACCCAAAGAGAAGTCCAAGGAGAGAATATGTCAGGCGTGACGAGCTTCCTCCTCCAAGGAGCAGAGCTGCACTTGACTACAGTCCAAGAGTTCCAGTTGATAGACGTCCCTCTTTCAGGGATGATTATTCACCCCGGGGATCAGGTTATTCAGACCTAGGTCCACGTAGCGCTCCTCGTCTTTCTGATAGGCGAGCATATCCTGATGATAGTTATGGTGGGAAGTTTGACCGACCTTTACCGGCCTATAGGGAGAGTCGGGGCCGTGATTTTGACACCATTTCTGGATCAAAGCGTCCATATGCCGATATG GATGATGTGCCTCGGTATCAAGACATCACTGTTCGTCAGTCCAAGCCACGGTTGGACTATGATGTTGGTGGTAGCAGTGCTCGATATGGAGATACATATAGTGAGAG GCCTGGACGATCACATGTGGGATATAGCGGCAGTCGATCTATCTCTGGTCATGATTCAGCATATGGTAGCAGCCGCCATGGCGTGAGTTATGGAG CAGGTTCTGCTAGCGGTGGTGATGCTAGTGGAATGTACTCATCAGGTTACAGTGGTGGCTATGCGTCTCGTGGATCTGAT GTTGGTGGGAGTTCATATTCATCACTTTACTCGGGCCGTAATTTAGGTAGCAGCAGTGGTGGCTACTATGGGGGTAGCAGTTCCAGTTCATATTACTAA
- the LOC120683221 gene encoding nucleolin-like isoform X3 has protein sequence MPPKSRRGGAAAARKAPATRGRVGRAQAAAEEAPLVEEVKEATAEEVREAPAEEMKVSEEAPKMVEEPKRQPSAPPLSQQPAVEEKGSDATANGANHAEDEGAVKETYEEEDKGERLEFEDEPEYEEEAAVDYDEKDLEHYEEQYEDGDEEVEYTEDVVEVETDMADEELDEGGYDGEGEGYENADEEHHVDVDDEEHSEMVKEHRKRKEFEVFVGGLDKDATENDLRKVFGEVGDITEVRLMMNPVTKKNKGFAFLQYATVEQARRAVSELKNPLVRGKQCGVAPSHDNDTLFVGNICKTWTKEHLKDKLKSYGVENFDDLLLVEDSNNPGMNRGYALLEFSTRPEAMDAFRILQKRDVVFGVDRSAKVSFADSYPQVDDEIMAQVRTVFIDGLSPSWDEDRVKKYLKKYGAIEKVELARNMPAAKRKDFGFVTFDTHDNAVACAEGINNSEIGDGDHKAKVRARLSRPLQRPPRMKHGLRGNFRVGHGAPRGGRLPYARPPPPRRPPPRLVRPAVSRLPPIRSHPLKRPVDIRDRRPVMSMPDRARRLPPPERSYDRRPPAPVYPKRSPRREYVRRDELPPPRSRAALDYSPRVPVDRRPSFRDDYSPRGSGYSDLGPRSAPRLSDRRAYPDDSYGGKFDRPLPAYRESRGRDFDTISGSKRPYADMDDVPRYQDITVRQSKPRLDYDVGGSSARYGDTYSERPGRSHVGYSGSRSISGHDSAYGSSRHGVSYGGSASGGDASGMYSSGYSGGYASRGSDVGGSSYSSLYSGRNLGSSSGGYYGGSSSSSYY, from the exons ATGCCGCCGAAGTCTAGgagaggcggcgccgccgcggcgaggaaGGCGCCGGCAACGAGGGGGCGGGTGGGGAGGGCACAGGCTGCTGCGGAGGAGGCGCCGCTCGtggaggaggtgaaggaggCGACCGCCGAGGAGGTGAGGGAGGCGCCCGCCGAGGAGATGAAGGTCTCCGAGGAAGCCCCGAAGATGGTCGAGGAGCCCAAGCGCCagccctcggcgccgccgctgtcgcaacagccggcggtggaggagaaagGCTCCGATGCCACAGCTAACGGTGCCAACCACGCGGAAG ATGAGGGAGCTGTGAAAGAAACATATGAAGAAGAGGACAAAGGTGAGCGACTAGAGTTTGAGGACGAACCAGAATACGAAGAGGAGGCTGCTGTGGACTACGATGAGAAAGATTTGGAGCACTATGAAGAGCAATATGAGGATGGTGATGAAGAGGTGGAGTATACTGAAGACGTGGTCGAAGTGGAGACTGATATGGCTGATGAGGAACTTGATGAAGGTGGCTATGATGGCGAGGGGGAAGGATATGAAAATGCTGATGAAGAACATCATGTGGATGTGGATGACGAAGAGCATAGTGAAATGGTCAAAGAGCACCGCAAGCGGAAAGAGTTTGAAGTTTTTGTTGGTGGGCTAGATAAAGATGCAACAGAAAATGACCTTAGGAAGGTTTTTGGTGAAGTTGGTGATATAACTGAAGTTCGTCTGATGATGAATCCTGtcacaaagaagaacaaaggcTTTGCCTTCCTGCAATATGCAACTGTGGAGCAAGCAAGGCGTGCTGTTTCAGAGCTAAAGAATCCGCTG GTGCGGGGTAAACAGTGTGGTGTTGCTCCAAGTCATGATAATGATACACTCTTCGTTGGCAATATCTGCAAAACATGGACAAAAGAACAT TTGAAGGACAAACTGAAGAGTTATGGAGTTGAGAATTTTGATGATTTACTACTGGTAGAGGATAGCAACAATCCAGGAATGAATCGTGGCTATGCTTTGCTCGAGTTTTCTACCCGACCTGAAGCAATGGATGCTTTCAGGATATTGCAGAAAAGGGATGTAGTTTTTGGAGTTGATCGTAGTGCAAAGGTTTCCTTTGCTGATTCCTACCCCCAAGTTGATGATGAAATAATGGCACAG GTCAGAACTGTATTTATTGATGGCCTTTCTCCCTCATGGGATGAAGACCGAGTTAAGAAATACCTCAAAAAGTATGGAGCTATTGAGAAAGTGGAACTTGCTCGAAATATGCCGGCTGCCAAGAGAAAGGATTTTGGGTTTGTTACCTTTGATACTCATGATAATGCTGTTGCATGTGCCGAAGGGATAAACAATTCTGAGATTGGTGATGGCGATCACAAG GCAAAAGTAAGAGCTAGATTGTCACGACCCCTACAGCGGCCTCCTAGAATGAAGCATGGGTTAAGAGGAAATTTTAGAGTTGGGCATGGTGCGCCCCGAGGTGGCCGTTTACCGTATGCTCGCCCTCCTCCACCTCGCAGGCCTCCACCACGTCTTGTTCGGCCTGCTGTCAGCCGCTTACCGCCCATCAGGAGCCATCCATTGAAGAGGCCTGTTGATATTAGAGATAGGCGGCCTGTTATGTCAATGCCAGATAGAGCAAGGCGTTTGCCCCCTCCAGAGAGATCTTATGACCGGAGGCCTCCAG CTCCAGTTTACCCAAAGAGAAGTCCAAGGAGAGAATATGTCAGGCGTGACGAGCTTCCTCCTCCAAGGAGCAGAGCTGCACTTGACTACAGTCCAAGAGTTCCAGTTGATAGACGTCCCTCTTTCAGGGATGATTATTCACCCCGGGGATCAGGTTATTCAGACCTAGGTCCACGTAGCGCTCCTCGTCTTTCTGATAGGCGAGCATATCCTGATGATAGTTATGGTGGGAAGTTTGACCGACCTTTACCGGCCTATAGGGAGAGTCGGGGCCGTGATTTTGACACCATTTCTGGATCAAAGCGTCCATATGCCGATATG GATGATGTGCCTCGGTATCAAGACATCACTGTTCGTCAGTCCAAGCCACGGTTGGACTATGATGTTGGTGGTAGCAGTGCTCGATATGGAGATACATATAGTGAGAG GCCTGGACGATCACATGTGGGATATAGCGGCAGTCGATCTATCTCTGGTCATGATTCAGCATATGGTAGCAGCCGCCATGGCGTGAGTTATGGAG GTTCTGCTAGCGGTGGTGATGCTAGTGGAATGTACTCATCAGGTTACAGTGGTGGCTATGCGTCTCGTGGATCTGAT GTTGGTGGGAGTTCATATTCATCACTTTACTCGGGCCGTAATTTAGGTAGCAGCAGTGGTGGCTACTATGGGGGTAGCAGTTCCAGTTCATATTACTAA
- the LOC120683044 gene encoding extensin-like, translated as MASPSPSPPAPASGRRVPPPCWTPDETLAVARAYTARRLAVGREHLTSADWAAVAAAAPSKTARQCRHKVEKLRRRLRSSRRRPCPLLDAIDLLDGPSPPFFSKSQSRSPSLSPSPPPAVSPPSPPSPPASPPRKRRRDDAGDEDGLSDVVGALRAIGEGFLRAEERRMEAARETQRMRMEMAIRHLDAQRRLMDAFVGRIVDALE; from the coding sequence atggcctccccttccccttctccccccgcccccgcctccggccgccgcgtgccgcccCCGTGCTGGACTCCCGACGAgaccctcgccgtcgctcgggcctacacggcgcgccgcctcgccgtcggccgGGAGCACCTGACCTCCGCCGACtgggccgccgtggccgcggccgccccgTCCAAGACCGCCAGACAGTGCCGCCACAAGGTCgagaagctccgccgccgcctccgatccagccgccgccgcccctgcccgcTTCTCGACGCCATCGATCTCCTCGACGGCCCTTCCCCGCCCTTCTTCTCCAAGTCGCAGTCCCGGTCCCCGTCCCTGTCCCCATCGCCACCGCCGGCAGTTTCTCCGCCGTCTCCCCCTTCCCCTCCCGCCTCCCCGCCCAGGAAGAGGAGGCGGGACGATGCCGGCGACGAGGATGGACTGAGTGACGTGGTGGGAGCGCTGAGGGCCATCGGAGAGGGGTTTCTGcgggcggaggagaggaggatggAGGCCGCCAGGGAGACGCAGAGGATGCGGATGGAGATGGCGATTCGGCACCTTGATGCGCAGCGGAGGCTCATGGACGCGTTCGTGGGTCGCATCGTCGACGCCTTGGAGTAA
- the LOC120683043 gene encoding cationic amino acid transporter 6, chloroplastic-like produces MALRDVLLSIAQTPHRLRRRALVTWTPAQELNEVRDRSGARMKRRLEWYDLVGLGVGGMLGAGVFVTTGKVARDTAGPAVFASYVIAGVSALLSSFCYAEFAVRVPVAGGAFSYLRVTFGEFVGFFGGANILMEYVLSNAAVARSFTDYLASTFGVTEPNAWRIIVAGIAEGYNALDVPAVALIVLITVCLCYSTKESSMLNMVLTVFHLLFFAFIIVAGLWNGSARNLVRPHGLAPYGVRGILDGAAIVYFSYIGYDSASTMAEEIRDPARALPVGIAGSVLVVSALYCLMSVALCVMLPYTEITETAPFSSAFREKVGWRWASSVVGAGASLGIVASLLVAMLGQARYLCVIARARLVPSWLAKVHPSTGTPMNATIFLGFCTASLALFTELQIVFEMISIGTLLVFYLVANALIYHRYVKVGVNRPLHVLLFLLVLTLSSLGFSLSRKIDGWCRWGMALFGAISIAITTIFHCTARQDIAGPPSEWSVPLMPWPAAASVFLNVFLITTLKMRSYLRFSIWSFVIIVFYVCYGVHSTYSAEENDINAMIHHSNLDIS; encoded by the exons ATGGCGCTGCGCGACGTGCTGCTGTCGATCGCGCAGACGCCGCACCGGCTGCGGAGGAGGGCGCTGGTGACGTGGACGCCGGCGCAGGAGCTGAACGAGGTGCGGGACCGGTCGGGGGCGCGCATGAAGCGGCGGCTCGAGTGGTACGACCTCGTCGGGCTCGGCGTCGGCGGGATGCTCGGCGCGGGGGTCTTCGTCACCACGGGGAAGGTGGCGCGCGACACCGCGGGGCCCGCCGTCTTCGCGTCCTACGTCATCGCCGGAGTCTCCGCGCTGCTGTCGTCCTTCTGCTACGCCGAGTTCGCCGTGCGCGttcccgtcgccggcggcgccttcAGCTACCTCAGAGTAACGTTCG GCGAGTTCGTGGGGTTCTTTGGTGGAGCCAACATTCTGATGGAGTACGTGCTGTCgaacgcggcggtggcgaggagtTTCACGGACTACCTGGCCTCGACGTTCGGGGTCACGGAGCCCAACGCGTGGAGGATCATCGTCGCCGGCATCGCCGAGGGGTACAACGCGCTGGACGTGCCGGCCGTcgcgctcatcgtcctcataACCGTATGCTTGTGCTATAG CACCAAGGAGAGCTCGATGCTGAACATGGTGCTCACGGTGTTCCACCTGCTCTTCTTCGCCTTCATCATCGTGGCCGGCCTGTGGAACGGCAGCGCGAGGAACCTCGTGCGGCCGCACGGGCTGGCCCCCTACGGCGTCCGCGGCATCCTGGACGGCGCGGCCATCGTCTACTTCAGCTACATCGGGTACGACTCGGCATCCACCATGGCCGAGGAGATCCGGGACCCTGCCCGCGCGCTCCCCGTCGGCATCGCCGGCTCGGTGCTCGTCGTGTCCGCGCTCTACTGCCTCATGTCCGTCGCCCTCTGCGTCATGCTGCCCTACACCGAG ATAACGGAGACCGCGCCGTTCTCGTCGGCGTTCAGGGAGAAGGTGGGCTGGAGGTGGGCGAGCAGCgtggtcggcgccggcgcgagcCTCGGCATCGTGGCGTCGCTGCTGGTGGCGATGCTGGGGCAGGCCAGGTACCTGTGCGTGATCGCCAGGGCGCGCCTGGTGCCGTCGTGGCTCGCCAAGGTCCACCCTTCCACGGGCACTCCTATGAACGCCACCATTTTTCTAG GCTTCTGCACTGCATCATTAGCACTCTTCACGGAGCTGCAGATAGTGTTTGAGATGATATCCATCGGGACATTGCTGGTCTTCTACCTAGTGGCCAACGCACTCATCTACCACCGGTATGTGAAGGTCGGCGTGAACCGCCCGCTCCATGTCCTCCTTTTCCTGCTGGTGCTCACGCTGAGTTCTCTCGGCTTCTCCCTCTCGAGGAAGATCGACGGGTGGTGCCGATGGGGGATGGCATTGTTCGGGGCCATCTCCATAGCAATTACCACAATCTTCCATTGCACAGCACGGCAGGACATCGCTGGACCACCATCGGAGTGGTCGGTCCCTCTGATGCCATGGCCTGCTGCTGCATCTGTCTTCCTGAACGTGTTCCTGATAACCACCCTCAAGATGAGGTCCTATCTGAGGTTCAGCATCTGGAGCTTTGTGATCATAGTCTTCTATGTATGCTATGGGGTGCACTCTACATACTCTGCAGAAGAAAATGACATCAATGCAATGATCCATCATTCAAATTTGGACATATCTTAG